ACATCTACCCTTTGAAATATTAGTTAAGCTATTAAATGAAGCATTTCGAGTGCTGCGTCATCGAGGTTTGGTTATCTTTGAGACTCCCAATCCTGCTAATGTTTTAGTGGGCAGTTGTAATTTTTACTTCGATCCAACCCACCGCAATCCTCTACCCAGTTTAATGACTCAATTCCTAGTGCAATACTGCGGTTTTGCTGAGGTAGAAATTCTGAATTTAAACCCTTCTGATGGATTCAAAGCTGATGAAGGAAATGAATTAGATGAGTTATCTAAACAGTTTAATCAGTATTTTTATGGTCCAATGGATTATGCTGTTATTGGTTATAAACTATAATTAATCACGAGTAAGTATTCATGAGAGTTATTATTACAACAACACAGGTTCCTTTTGTCTATGGCGGTGCGGAAATTCACGCTCAGGAATTATGTAAGGCTTTAGAATTGGCAGGCCATGAAGCGGAAATAGTCGCTATTCCCTTTCAAACCTATCCCCTAGAAAGAATTTTAGACACAATGTTAGTCTGTCGCTTATTAGATTTGACTAGCGCCAATGGCAGAAATATTGATCGATTAATTGGCTTAAAATTCCCAGCTTATTTAATTCCTCATCCCCGAAAAGTTCTCTGGATTCTGCATCAACACCGACAAGCGTATGAACTATGGGGTAATCCCTATGGCGGTTTAGATTTAAGTGCCAATGGCTTACAAATTCGTGAAAATATTATCCGGGCAGATAATAATGTTTTTGCTGAAACTCATAACATATTTAGCAATTCTAAAAATGTGGCAAGAAGGCTAAAAACCTATAATAATGTTGATTCGATACCCCTTTATCATCCTCCCCAGAATGCTGATTTTTTTCAATGTCAACCAGAAGAAGGTTATCTATTCTTCCCTAGTCGGATCAATCCCTTGAAACGTCAAGAGTTAATCCTTGAGGCTTTAGCCTTGACTAAAAACCCTGTCAAAGTGATTTTTGCTGGTCAACCAGAAGGAGATTTTGGTGACATTCTAGAGGAAAAAGTTAAGCAGTTGGATATTGCTGAAAAAGTGGTATTTTTAGGGAGAATTAGTAACGAGGAAAAACTCGATTATTATGCCAGATCCCTAGCAGTGCTTTATCCTCCCTTTGAGGAAGATTACGGTTACGTTACCCTAGAAGGAATGTTAGCTTCTAAACCAGTGATTACCTGCCAAGATTCGGGAGGACCCCTAGAATTTATTCGTCATCGCGAAACCGGTTTAATTGTGGAACCTAAGGCAATGGCCATAGCAGAGGCCATGGACGAAATGTGGGAAAATCGGGATTGGGCGGCAAAATTAGGTAAATCTGCCAGTGAATACTACAAAAGTCTTGATATTACTTGGTCAAACGTTATCAAAAAACTACTCGCATGAAAATTAATTGGTTTTCTCCTTTACCTCCCGCTAAAACTGGTATCGCTGATTACATGACTTGTATCTTGCCAGCTTTGATTAAAAATTGTCAGTTAGAACTATGGACTAATCAAAAAATTTACGATCGAGAACTAAAGAACTATGTCAAAGTTAATTCTTACCATAGAGATAACATAATCTGGTCAAAAATTAACCAAGCAGACATAAATGTTTATCATATTGGTAATAACCCAGATTTTCATGAGGATATCTGGAGAATTAGTTGTCAATGCCCCGGTATAGTTGTCCTTCATGATTTAAAGCTACAGGATTTTTTTAGTGAAATTGCTAGAATCAATAATGATCGAGATATCTATCTTAATCAAATGCTCTATTACTATGGAATGGAAGGAAAAATAGCCGCAGAAATGTGGTGGAATCGAGAAGTATCTATGCAATTTATGGCCGATAATTATCCCCTGACACCTTTAGCTTTAAAAAATGCTATTGGGGTGATTACTCACAGTCAGGAAGGTTATCGTAAGTTTCAGCAAGAAAATGCGCTTCTTACTGCTTATTTTCCCCTACCCTATCCTAGATGCGATTTGTCATCAAATTACGAATTGCAGAAAAATCGGGATTTTTATCAATTAATTGTTTTTGGCCATATTGGAAAAAATAGATGTGTTGATATGATCCTGGATGCTTTAGCTAGTTTTTCCCAAAAACAAGCTTTTCGGTTAGACATTTATGGAGAAGTATGGGATAGTAATTATCTCGTTCAAAAAATTAATAGCTTAAATTTAAATAATTTAGTAACCTTGCATGGTTTTGTCACGGAAGCCAAATTAGAAACCGCCTTAGCTGATGCAGATTTAGCAATCAATTTACGTTATCCTACTATGGGAGAAGCATCCGTCAGTCAGCTGCAGATTTGGAGCCATGGTTTGCCAAGTTTAGTGACTAAAATAGGTTGGTATAGTGAGTTGCCGGAAAATACCGTAGGTTATGTGACTGTTGGCAACGAAATCGCCGATTTACACCAACATTTCTCTCAATTTCTTCATGATACGCAATTATATCAGACCATTGGTAAAAATGGTCAAACTTGGCTAGAAAATAATCACTCTCCCGAATCCTACGCTAAAGCCTTGGTGGATTTCGCTCGGGAAGCCTGTCAACAAAGATATCGTTATGCGGCCAATTATTTTATCGAAAAAGTAGGCAAAGAAATTAGTTATTGGAATGATGACAAAATCTCGGATTTAGAGCTAAAATCCCTAGCGGAAACCATTCATTTTCTAACCAGCTAAAGTGTTTCCCCATCGGGAATTATCATCTTGCCTTGGCAGACTAGAACTGATGCACCACCCACAGAAACTTCCGTAATTTCACGGTTGTTTTTCTGAAACTTTAATTGTATAATGCTGGGTCTGTCCATTTCCACCCCTTGGATTATCGTCCATTGATTCATCCCTTCCCTAGAAGATTCTAAGGCCCCTAGGTAGCCCGCTAAAGCGGCCACAGCCGAACCGGTGGCGGGATCTTCCATAACTCCCAAACCGGGGGCAAACATTCGGCCATAAATACGAGATTGGGGTGATTCTGGGTCAAAACAGCAGACAAAAAGGGAATTAGCGGGGGATTGTCCCAATAATGATGACCAGAGACTTAGATTTAGTTTTATTTTCCCTAAAATATCGCGGTTTCTAACGGGGATGAATAAAAAAGGAAGACCACAGGAAAAGGCGCGAGGGGGATAACCGGGTAAGAAATCGGCAACGCTTAGGGAAAGAATCGCCGCTAAATCATCGAGAGCATAATTATCCGCCACTAATTCTGGCAATTGTGCCACTTTTAACTCACTATAGACGGGTTTTTCCCCCTCCATGAGAATTTTTACCGGTACTAAACCGACTCCTTCCTCCAGATAAATCGTGGTTTCTTGGTGGGGGGGAATAGCACCGATTAGGGCTAAAATATAGGCTGTGCCGACGGTAGGATGGCCCGCAAAGGGTAATTCGGTACTGGGGGTGAAAATCCGGACTTTTTTAGTGCCTTGGGGCGTTTCTGGCGGAAAAACAAAGACTGTCTCTGAGAAGTTAAATTCGGCGGCGATTTTTTGCATCTGGGTGCGGGTTAATCCGGATGCTTCCGGAAAAACCGCCAGGGGATTACCGCCAAAAATGCGATCGCTAAAAACATCGGCGGTATAGTAGGAATAGGTAGGCACGCGGGGGATAGGGCAACAGTTATCGGAGAATTTTTTCATCTTACACCTATTTTCACCCGTGACCGCCCCCGGTTGTCTGTCTAGGGATAGATACTCCTTGTCAGTCCTGTTAGTCTCTGTTTATTAAGAAATAATTAAAATACAGAGTTTTTCCTAAAGATAAGGTATGTCTTGATAGGGCATCGTCTCGGAGTCTCCTCATAACTGCTATAGGCTCTACTACTTAGGGTTTGCTGAAAAAGCTTTTCCTGGGGGCAGGGTGTGGCCCCCCCAACCCCCCCGACATCGGGGGGGTGGGGTGTGGGGTGTGGGGTTTTATCGATTTTCAGGTGGTCAACTACCTAATTTTCAGGGAAAAAGTCCTGGAATTTTCCCCCCGATCCCCGCAATGGCTGGCACTTTTTGAGGGGAAAAAAGTCCAAAAGTCTTATCCAACAAGGTTTTTAGATTTATTCAGCAGACCCTACTTATTCGGTTCTAATCTGGCTAATAAACTGACTAACTTATCTCTGACGGAATTGTGAGTGTATTCGTCTTCAGGGTGAGGTTTTTGATTGGGTTGTTGAAAATAGGGACGTTCTCCGTATAATTGTCCCCATTTCACATCGACTCGGTGTACTAATTCATAGAGTAATTCTTGATTGTCTAAAATTTCTTCTAGGATTAACTGTAAAGCTTGAACGGGATTATCTAAATTTTGACTGACTTTTGTTAATTCTTCATCGACGATAAGCTGTAAAATTATCTGCAAAGCTCCCGAAGAATCCCCTAAATTAGCGGCAATAAATTGTTTAATCTCTGTGGTAACTTGCACCAATTTAGGTACGGGAGATTCCCCTTTGAGGAAATCCGCCCCCTCTTGAGCGATAAAATCTGCTAGGGTAAACTCGCGCCTTTCGATGATATCTTGGGAAAAATCCGGTTCTTCAGGGGTCATAAATTAAAAAGATTAGCGATAATAGACTCTAAGACTTATTGTGACATTTTTAGGAATATCTATGGGCATCGATCGCAGAGAGTTTCAACACCGTCGTCAGCAGGTAATGGAAAAAATCGGCAATGGAACCGCAATTTTTCGCAGTGCGCCCATGGTGGTCATGCACAATGACGTAGAATACACCTATCGTCAGGATAGTGACTTTTTTTACCTGACAGGATTTAATGAACCGGAGGCGGTGGCGGTTTTAGCACCCCATCACCCCGAACATCAGTTTATCCTGTTCGTGCAGCCAAAAGACCCAGAAAAAGAAACCTGGACCGGCTATCTCCACGGTGTGGAAGGAGCAAAGGAGATTTTTGCTGCTGATGAGGCCTATTCTATCGAAGAATTGGACGAAAAATTACCCCAATATCTCGAAAAAGCCGACCGAATTTATTATCATCTCGGACGGGACAAAACTTTTAATACAAATGTTCTAAAGCACTGGCAAAAATTAATCGCCACTTTTCCCCGTCGCGGCACCGGACCGACTGCTTTAGAGGATACTAATTTTATTCTCCATCCTTTGCGCTTGCTGAAAACTGCGGCCGAATTGGACAATATTCGCCAAGCAACCGCTATTTCAGCACAGGCACATAATCGGGCCAGAGAATTTACCAAAGTTGGTCACTACGAGTATCAAATTCAAGCGGAAATCGAGCATACTTTTCGCCTAGAAGGGGGTATGGGTCCGGCTTATCCTTCTATTGTTGCTAGTGGTGCTAATGCCTGTATTCTGCACTATATCAACAATAATCGTCAAGTACAAGAAAATGAGCTTGTGTTAATTGATGCCGGTTGTGCCTACAATTACTATAACGGTGATATTACCCGCACTTTTCCCGTTAATGGTAAATTTACCCCCGAACAAAAAATTATCTATGAAATTGTTCTGGAAGCTCAATTAAAGGCGATTGAGGTGGTAAAAACCGGTAATCCTTATAATCTTTTTCATGACACAGCCGTGAGGACAATTGTGGAGGGATTAGTGGATTTAGGGCTATTGGTCGGCGACGTTGATGAGATAATTAAAGAGGAAAAATATAAGCCTTTTTATATGCACAGAACCGGTCATTGGTTAGGATTAGATGTCCATGATGCGGGAGGTTATAAAGTTAACGAAGAAACTTGGCAAACTTTGCAGCCCGGTCATGTTTTAACCGTGGAACCAGGTATTTATATCGCCCCCGATATTAAACCGGCTGAAGGACAGCCGGAAGTGCCGGAAAAATGGCGGGGTATCGGTATCCGTATCGAAGATGATGTGTTAGTTACTGCCACAGGAAATGAGGTTTTAACTGCAACAGTTCCCAAAAAAGTTGAGGATATCGAATCTAAGTAAAAGGTAGGTGTTAAAAATTGTCAGTTCCCCCCTAACCCTAGGGTTGATTAATGGTAGGGTTGATTCATGGTAGGGTTGATTAATAGTAGGGTTGATTCATGAATCAACCCTACCCCCCTTAAGGAGATTCAATTAAGTTTTTTCTAGAGATTATTATGGTTGCTACCCAACAAAAAATATATACTTTTACAGAATATTTAAATTATCGGGACTGCACGGATAATAAATACGAATTATTTAACGGAGAATTAATTTCCATGCCTCCCGCTAGTGGCTTTCATGCTTTGATACTTAGATATATATTTAAGGTGTTAGAAAGGGAAATAGAGAGGCTACAATTAGACTGGCAAGTTATGCCCGCTACGGTGGGAATTCGCACTGATAAAGCTAAATCGAGAATCCCAGACTTAATGATTTTAACTGCCCAACAATGTCAAGAGATTAGAAATATGACCACAGCAGTGATTGAATTTCCTCCCCTCTTAGTTGTAGAAATAGTTAGCCCCGGTAATGCCGATGATGACTACCGTTATAAACGTTCAGAATATGCGGTAAGAGGCATTCCTGAATACTGGATTATCGATCCTATTGCCCTAAAAATATCGGTTTTAACCCTGATTTCTGGATTTTATGAACTGGCAGAATTTAATCAGGAAGATAGGATAATATCGGTGACATTTCCCGATTTACAATTAACTCCTCAAATGGTTTTTGAATAGTAAAATCCCGGCTGGAGACTTTTATGATTGCTACCCAACAAAAAATATATACCTTTACAGAATATTTAAATTATCAGGACTCCACAGATAATAAGTACGAATTATTTAACGGAGAATTAATTTCCATGCCTCCCGCTAGTGGCTTTCATGCTTTAATTCTTGCCTGTCTTTATGATTATTTAATGGCAGAAATTAAAAGATTAAATCTAACTTGGAAAGTCATGCCCGCTACTGTAGGAATTCGCACCGATAAAGCTAAATCGAGAATCCCAGACTTAATGATTTTAACTGCTGAACAATGTCAAGAGATTAGAAATATGACCACAGCAGTGATTGAATTTCCTCCCCTCTTAGTTGTAGAAATTGTTAGCCACGGTAATGCCGATGATGACTACCGTTATAAGCGTTCAGAATACGCAGTGAGAGGCATTCCTGAATACTGGATTATCGATCCTATTGCTGTAAAAATATCGGTTTTAACCCTGATTTCGGGATTTTATGAACTGGCAGAATTTAACAACGAAGATAGAATAATATCGGTAACATTTCCCGATTTAAAATTAACTCCTCAAATGGTCTTTGCACAGTAGCATTATTAACGATTATGACTATCCCCTTAGAAATCCAACAACGCTGCCAACAATTAAAAACAGAACTACAAAGGGCCAGTTATGCTTATTATGTTCTTGATGATCCTTTTATACCCGATAGCGTTTATGATCAACTTTATCGGGAATTAGAAGACATAGAAAAGCGTTATCCCCAATTAATCACCCCCGATAGTCCCACCCAAAGAGTCGGGGATAAAATCTCTAGTCAATTCGTTTCTGTCCGTCATAATATTCCCCTGTATAGTCTCGAAAATGCCTTTAACCTCGAAGAATTAAATAAATGGGGCAACCGTTGGCAAAGATATGTAAATGAAACCCAAGACACGGAATATGTGTGTGAATTAAAAATCGATGGTTCTGCGTTAGCTTTAACCTACGAAAATGGCTTTTTCGTCAGAGGTGTTACTAGAGGAGATGGAGTCACTGGCGAAGATATTACCCCCAATGTGCGGACAATTCGCTCTATTCCTTTACGCTTAAATATAGATAATCCCCCGGCAATTGTGGAAGTGCGCGGCGAAGCTTTTTTACCCCTCGATACCTTCGATAAAATCAATCAAGAAAGAGAAGAAAAAGGGGAATCTCTCTTTGCTAATCCCCGCAATGCGGCAGCGGGAACCCTACGACAATTAGATCCGAAAATAGTTGATAAAAGACGCTTACAATTTTTTGCCTATACCCTGCATTTAGACGATAACCATATCACTACCCAATGGCAATCCTTAGATAGATTAGAAACCATGGGATTTCTGGTTAATCCCCACCGTCAACTCTGTCCATCCCTGCAAGAAGTGGCGCAATACTATCAAGATTGGCAAGAAAAACGTCATCAATTAGCCTACATGACCGATGGTGTCGTAGTCAAAATCAACGATTTACAGCGACAAAATCGGTTAGGATTCACTCAAAAATTCCCCCGGTGGGCAATCGCTTTAAAATATCCTGCCGAAGAAGTCCCCACGGTAGTTAAAGATATTATCGTCAACGTGGGACGCACCGGTGCGGTTACACCCATGGCGGTGATGGAACCGGTACAGGTAGCAGGAACCACCGTACAAAGGGCTACTTTACATAATAGCGATCGAGTGGCCGAATTAGATATCCGCGTCGGTGACACGGTAATTATCCGCAAAGCGGGGGAAATTATCCCGGAAGTGGTGAGAATCCTGCCAGAATTGCGTCCTAGCCAGACTTTCCCCTTCCAGATGCCCACTAATTGCCCTGAATGTCAATCTCCCCTAGTCCGTCCGGTGGGGGAAGCGGTGACGCGCTGTGTCAATAGTTCCTGTCCGGCGATTTTGCGGGGAAGTGTAGTACATTGGGCCAGTCGCGATGCTCTCGATATCCGGGGATTAGGGGAAAAAGTGGTAATTTTGCTGATTGAACAGGGATTAGTTACCGCCATTTCTGACCTCTACAGCCTCGAAAAAACGGAAATTGCCAAATTAGACCGAATGGGCGAGAAATCAGCCTTAAATTTGATTACAGCTATTGCTCAGAGCAAAAATCAAAGCTGGTCGAGGGTACTTTATGGGCTAGGGATTCGCTATGTGGGCAGTGTTAACGCCAAAATTCTCGCGGAAAGTTTTCGGACTGTGGAGGAGTTAGCTAACGCCAGCGTGACTAATTTAGCCTCTATCTATGGTATCGGTGAAGAAATCGCTCAATCGGTCTATGATTGGTTTAAAATCGCCGCTAATCGGGATTTAGTCGCTAAATTACAGGCTGCTGGTTTACAATTTGCCGCAGCAGCAAAAACCACCACCACTAAAGCGACTTTAGCAGGGAAAACCTTTGTGATTACTGGCACTTTACCAACTCTTAAACGGGAGGAAGCGAAAGAATTAATCGAAAAAGCTGGGGGGAAAGTGACGGGTTCTGTCAGCAAAAAAACTGATTATTTAGTGCTAGGAGAAGCGGCGGGTTCTAAGCTAGAAAAAGCCCTAGAATTGGGCATTACTCAGCTAACCGAAGCACAATTACTCGAATTAATCGAGGATTAAATATAATTATTTGACGTTAAAAAGACTTGTTCTGAGAAAATATTACAGAAGCAAAGTTAAATAATTTTACATACCATTTAGAGGCAAATGTAATTGTTTATATTCTATAGAGGAGTTAATCTTATGAGAGCTTTTATCTCGTGGTATAGTTAATGTATTATATCTTCCCTTTTCTAGCAATCGAGTAAAAGTAAGCCAAGAAATCACCCTAGAACGATAATCTCTAAGGGTTTTATCTTTGGGTCGTTTACCAGAAGTAGAAGTACAGATACTAGCAATAATTTCTTCTACTCGCCAGGGGGTTATTGACTTATGAATTTCTAATTCTTTATAGATTTCTTGTATAAGAATATGTTTTTTGAGGGCGAATGATAAATATTGAGAAATATCATCTTCTCCTTTACCTATAAGCTCTCTTGCCGCTAAGATTTTTTTCTCATGATTGATGAATATCATGTCAAAATTTTCCAAATCCCAAATAAGACTATTAATTGTTGTGTCTCTTCGTTCTAATTTTTGCTTAAGTTCTTTTTTGGTTATACCTTTGTAGCCACTTGTTTGAATTATTTTTAATGCTTCGATTACTGTAGTAATTGAATTTCGTACCATATAAGTTGATAAGGAAGGTTTATCTACTAGAAATTCTAAACTTAGAGATAAAGTTAGCTGTTCGTATTTGGGTTTGTAATTATTATGCTCTTGTTTTAGTAAAAGGTTCCATTCATAACGAGTAATAAAGTTTTTTACCGACCAAAGAGATAAATTTTGTTTAGTAAAGACATATTTTTGGGGAGATTGAGTAATAATTGCATCAACTGGTATGGCCAAACCACACTCTACTTCGATGGCTGATTCAATATCTGAATCGTATTGA
This Microcystis wesenbergii NRERC-220 DNA region includes the following protein-coding sequences:
- a CDS encoding glycosyltransferase family 4 protein, which encodes MRVIITTTQVPFVYGGAEIHAQELCKALELAGHEAEIVAIPFQTYPLERILDTMLVCRLLDLTSANGRNIDRLIGLKFPAYLIPHPRKVLWILHQHRQAYELWGNPYGGLDLSANGLQIRENIIRADNNVFAETHNIFSNSKNVARRLKTYNNVDSIPLYHPPQNADFFQCQPEEGYLFFPSRINPLKRQELILEALALTKNPVKVIFAGQPEGDFGDILEEKVKQLDIAEKVVFLGRISNEEKLDYYARSLAVLYPPFEEDYGYVTLEGMLASKPVITCQDSGGPLEFIRHRETGLIVEPKAMAIAEAMDEMWENRDWAAKLGKSASEYYKSLDITWSNVIKKLLA
- a CDS encoding glycosyltransferase, yielding MKINWFSPLPPAKTGIADYMTCILPALIKNCQLELWTNQKIYDRELKNYVKVNSYHRDNIIWSKINQADINVYHIGNNPDFHEDIWRISCQCPGIVVLHDLKLQDFFSEIARINNDRDIYLNQMLYYYGMEGKIAAEMWWNREVSMQFMADNYPLTPLALKNAIGVITHSQEGYRKFQQENALLTAYFPLPYPRCDLSSNYELQKNRDFYQLIVFGHIGKNRCVDMILDALASFSQKQAFRLDIYGEVWDSNYLVQKINSLNLNNLVTLHGFVTEAKLETALADADLAINLRYPTMGEASVSQLQIWSHGLPSLVTKIGWYSELPENTVGYVTVGNEIADLHQHFSQFLHDTQLYQTIGKNGQTWLENNHSPESYAKALVDFAREACQQRYRYAANYFIEKVGKEISYWNDDKISDLELKSLAETIHFLTS
- a CDS encoding PhzF family phenazine biosynthesis protein — its product is MPTYSYYTADVFSDRIFGGNPLAVFPEASGLTRTQMQKIAAEFNFSETVFVFPPETPQGTKKVRIFTPSTELPFAGHPTVGTAYILALIGAIPPHQETTIYLEEGVGLVPVKILMEGEKPVYSELKVAQLPELVADNYALDDLAAILSLSVADFLPGYPPRAFSCGLPFLFIPVRNRDILGKIKLNLSLWSSLLGQSPANSLFVCCFDPESPQSRIYGRMFAPGLGVMEDPATGSAVAALAGYLGALESSREGMNQWTIIQGVEMDRPSIIQLKFQKNNREITEVSVGGASVLVCQGKMIIPDGETL
- a CDS encoding aminopeptidase P N-terminal domain-containing protein, with translation MGIDRREFQHRRQQVMEKIGNGTAIFRSAPMVVMHNDVEYTYRQDSDFFYLTGFNEPEAVAVLAPHHPEHQFILFVQPKDPEKETWTGYLHGVEGAKEIFAADEAYSIEELDEKLPQYLEKADRIYYHLGRDKTFNTNVLKHWQKLIATFPRRGTGPTALEDTNFILHPLRLLKTAAELDNIRQATAISAQAHNRAREFTKVGHYEYQIQAEIEHTFRLEGGMGPAYPSIVASGANACILHYINNNRQVQENELVLIDAGCAYNYYNGDITRTFPVNGKFTPEQKIIYEIVLEAQLKAIEVVKTGNPYNLFHDTAVRTIVEGLVDLGLLVGDVDEIIKEEKYKPFYMHRTGHWLGLDVHDAGGYKVNEETWQTLQPGHVLTVEPGIYIAPDIKPAEGQPEVPEKWRGIGIRIEDDVLVTATGNEVLTATVPKKVEDIESK
- a CDS encoding Uma2 family endonuclease, with the protein product MVATQQKIYTFTEYLNYRDCTDNKYELFNGELISMPPASGFHALILRYIFKVLEREIERLQLDWQVMPATVGIRTDKAKSRIPDLMILTAQQCQEIRNMTTAVIEFPPLLVVEIVSPGNADDDYRYKRSEYAVRGIPEYWIIDPIALKISVLTLISGFYELAEFNQEDRIISVTFPDLQLTPQMVFE
- a CDS encoding Uma2 family endonuclease, with protein sequence MIATQQKIYTFTEYLNYQDSTDNKYELFNGELISMPPASGFHALILACLYDYLMAEIKRLNLTWKVMPATVGIRTDKAKSRIPDLMILTAEQCQEIRNMTTAVIEFPPLLVVEIVSHGNADDDYRYKRSEYAVRGIPEYWIIDPIAVKISVLTLISGFYELAEFNNEDRIISVTFPDLKLTPQMVFAQ
- the ligA gene encoding NAD-dependent DNA ligase LigA, with the protein product MTIPLEIQQRCQQLKTELQRASYAYYVLDDPFIPDSVYDQLYRELEDIEKRYPQLITPDSPTQRVGDKISSQFVSVRHNIPLYSLENAFNLEELNKWGNRWQRYVNETQDTEYVCELKIDGSALALTYENGFFVRGVTRGDGVTGEDITPNVRTIRSIPLRLNIDNPPAIVEVRGEAFLPLDTFDKINQEREEKGESLFANPRNAAAGTLRQLDPKIVDKRRLQFFAYTLHLDDNHITTQWQSLDRLETMGFLVNPHRQLCPSLQEVAQYYQDWQEKRHQLAYMTDGVVVKINDLQRQNRLGFTQKFPRWAIALKYPAEEVPTVVKDIIVNVGRTGAVTPMAVMEPVQVAGTTVQRATLHNSDRVAELDIRVGDTVIIRKAGEIIPEVVRILPELRPSQTFPFQMPTNCPECQSPLVRPVGEAVTRCVNSSCPAILRGSVVHWASRDALDIRGLGEKVVILLIEQGLVTAISDLYSLEKTEIAKLDRMGEKSALNLITAIAQSKNQSWSRVLYGLGIRYVGSVNAKILAESFRTVEELANASVTNLASIYGIGEEIAQSVYDWFKIAANRDLVAKLQAAGLQFAAAAKTTTTKATLAGKTFVITGTLPTLKREEAKELIEKAGGKVTGSVSKKTDYLVLGEAAGSKLEKALELGITQLTEAQLLELIED